The Euphorbia lathyris chromosome 8, ddEupLath1.1, whole genome shotgun sequence genome has a window encoding:
- the LOC136202751 gene encoding probable boron transporter 6, with protein sequence MESFMPPFKGIKKDLKGRAACYKDDWSNALRSGFRILAPTTYIFFASALPVIAFGEQLSRETDGSLSTVETLISTAICGIIHSIIGGQPLLIVGVAEPTIIMYTYLYNFCKGREDLGQKLFLAWAAWVCVWTSIMLFLLAIFNAGNVIIKFTRVGGELFGMLITVLFLQEAIKGVVSEFSMPKHENPQEEKNQFYWLYVNGLLGIIFSFGLLFTALKSRKARSWPYGIGWLRSFIADYGVPLMVLLWSAMSYSVPSKLPTGVPRMLHSPLLWDSTSVYHWTVIGDMGKVPVVYIFAAIVPAIMIAGLYFFDHSVASQMAQQKEFNLKNPSAYHYDILLLGLMTLICGLLGLPPSNGVLPQSPMHTKSLAVLKKQLIRKRMVKSAKQCIEQKASNSEIYGRMHEVFIEMDSASHPASVDKELKDLKEAVMQPDHGGEANEKFDPDKHIDDCLPVRVNEQRLSNLLQSLLVGLATCAIPIINRIPTSVLWGYFAYMAIDSLPGNQFWERILLLFVPPNRRYKVLEGDHASFVELVPFKHIAIFTLFQFVYLLICFGVTWIPIGGVLFPLPFFILVSIRHSIFPKLFPPQYLQELDAASYGEIAGTPRCRSLALMEGETPDTQADSGEDDFCDGEMLDEMTTRRGELKFRALSSKEEKPYQVYPEGSGT encoded by the exons ATGGAGAGCTTCATGCCTCCATTCAAAGGAATAAAAAAAGATTTGAAAGGGAGAGCTGCATGCTACAAGGATGATTGGAGCAATGCACTTCGTTCAGGCTTTAG AATATTAGCTCCAACAACTTATATCTTTTTTGCTTCTGCCCTTCCCGTAATTGCCTTTGGAGAACAATTAAGTAGGGAGACAG ATGGAAGTTTGAGTACAGTGGAAACTCTAATTTCTACTGCTATTTGTGGGATAATCCATTCAATTATTGGTGGCCAGCCTCTGTTGATAGTAGGAGTTGCAGAACCCACTATTATAATGTACACTTATTTGTACAATTTCTGCAAAGGAAGGGAAGATTTAGGCCAGAAATTGTTCTTAGCCTGGGCTGCTTG GGTTTGTGTTTGGACATCAATTATGCTTTTTCTGTTAGCAATTTTTAACGCCGGTAACGTTATCATCAAATTTACAAGAGTAGGAGGGGAGCTTTTTGGAATGTTGATTACAGTTCTTTTCCTTCAAGaggctatcaag GGAGTTGTTAGTGAATTCAGTATGCCCAAACATGAAAATCCCCAAGAGGAAAAAAACCAATTCTATTGGCTGTATGTTAATGGGTTGCTCGGAATAATTTTTTCATTTGGTTTGCTCTTCACTGCGCTTAAAAGCAGAAAGGCAAGGTCTTGGCCATATGGCATAG GGTGGCTTCGAAGTTTCATTGCAGACTATGGGGTTCCCCTAATGGTCTTGTTGTGGAGTGCAATGTCTTATAGTGTGCCCAGCAAACTTCCCACTGGAGTTCCCAGGATGTTACACAGTCCACTTCTTTGGGATTCTACATCAGTTTATCACTGGACGGTGATTGGG GATATGGGCAAGGTTCCGGTGGTTTATATCTTTGCTGCTATTGTACCAGCAATTATGATTGCAGGTCTATACTTCTTCGATCACAGTGTAGCTTCACAGATGGCACAACAAAAGGAATTCAATCTCAAAAATCCATCAGCTTACCATTATGATATATTGTTGCTTGGACTTATG ACATTAATTTGCGGGTTGCTTGGACTACCTCCCTCAAATGGTGTGCTCCCCCAATCACCTATGCACACTAAGAGTCTTGCTGTTCTGAAGAAGCAG TTAATCCGAAAAAGAATGGTAAAGAGTGCAAAGCAATGCATTGAACAGAAAGCAAGCAACTCAGAAATATATGGGAGGATGCATGAGGTCTTTATAGAAATGGACAGCGCGTCACAT CCTGCTTCAGTAGACAAGGAGTTGAAGGACTTGAAAGAGGCTGTGATGCAACCTGATCATGGAGGGGAAGCAAATGAAAAATTTGATCCAGATAAGCACATCGATGATTGCTTGCCTGTAAGAGTTAATGAACAGAGATTAAGTAATCTATTACAATCGTTGCTTGTTGGATTAGCAACATGTGCTATTCCTATAATAAATAGGATACCTACATCAGTACTCTGGGGATACTTTGCCTACATGGCCATTGATAGTCTCCCAGGAAATCAATTTTGGGAAAGGATATTACTGCTTTTTGTGCCTCCGAACCGCCGTTACAA AGTATTGGAAGGTGATCATGCTTCATTTGTGGAGTTGGTGCCATTCAAGCACATTGCTATATTTACGCTCTTCCAGTTTGTATACCTTTTGATTTGCTTTGGAGTGACATGGATACCGATAGGCGGAGTTTTGTTCCCACTACCATTCTTCATTCTCGTTAGCATAAGGCACTCAATCTTtccgaagctgtttcctcctCAGTACCTTCAAGAACTCGATGCTGCAAGTTATGGAGAAATTGCTGGCACTCCACGATGTCGGAGTCTTGCGCTCATG GAGGGAGAAACACCAGATACGCAGGCTGATTCAGGTGAAGATGATTTTTGTGATGGTGAGATGTTAGATGAAATGACTACACGCAGAGGAGAACTGAAGTTTAGAGCATTAAGCTCCAAGGAAGAAAAACCATATCAG GTTTATCCAGAGGGTTCTGGTACATAG
- the LOC136203617 gene encoding uncharacterized protein translates to MDRFSIVADQTCKSPFLTQELMVSIQYTKAVSIRYSHVLLYLSTTARYDFHSICFSSPRIHMLGLWFLNARIRSFQLIAIYRSCWIHSLNSHRLFPKSSRKKTTEMTPITNNSTKISLKRSRWMKNRKVYRNTKNHMPLARGLISYHSKAANLFLYSLKTVAVYSGWWISKVHVRSIQSVRILSSMLFTNIISRVGIWNL, encoded by the exons atggaccGCTTCTCCATTGTTGCCGACCAAACTTGTAAATCCCCATTCTTAACTCAAGAGCTGATGGTATCTATACAATATACTAAAG CCGTTTCTATCAGGTACTCACACGTTCTGCTTTATCTTTCCACAACTGCACGCTATGATTTTCATTCAATTTGCTTCTCATCTCCCAGGATTCATATGCTTG GTTTATGGTTTCTCAACGCAAGAATAAGATCTTTTCAACTTATAGCGATTTACCGGAGTTGTTGGATTCACTCCTTAAACAGCCATCGCCTATTTCCGAAGAGTTCGAGGAAGAAGACTACAGAGATGACGCCGATCACAAACAATTCTACAAAGATCTCCTTGAAGCGTTCGAGATGGATGAAGAATCGCAAAGTTTATCGAAATACGAAGAATCATATGCCGCTAGCGAG GGGTTTGATATCATACCATTCAAAGGCAGCCAACCTTTTCCTATATTCACTAAAGACGGTTGCAGTTTACTCCGGGTGGTGGATCTCCAAGGTACACGTCCGTTCGATTCAAAGTGTGAGAATTCTGTCAAGTATGCTGTTCACCAACATAATCTCAAG GGTGGGAATCTGGAATTTGTAA